The genomic DNA ATGCTCTTCTCCCCGGAACTCGCACTGGAAACGCTGCGCTTCCTCGCTCGGTACCAAGGCCAGAAAGTCGACCCCTGGACCGAAGAGGAGCCGGGCAAGATCCTGCACGAGCTCCGCTTCGGTGAGATGGTCCGGCTCGGCGAGACGCCGCACGCACCGTATTACGGAACCGCCGATGCCACACCACTCTTCATCGTTACGTTCTGTGAGCTCATGGACTGGATCGGTTCACCGACCTTGTTCGAGGACTTGTTCCCTGCCGTCGAAGCAGCGCTCCGGTGGATCGACGAGTACGGCGATCACGATCGTGACGGATTCGTCGATTACGGAAAAACGTCATCGCGCGGTCTCGTCCACCAGAACTGGAAAGATAGCCACAATTCTCTCCTCTTCCTCGACGGCACCGAGCCCGTACCGCCGATCGCGCCGGTCGAAGTGCAAGGTTACGTCTATCAGGCCAAGCGAGCCCTCGCTGCTGTTCTGCAGCGCTACGGGAAGACCACTCTCCACATGCTCGCTGCGCGGCTCCGTGCGGAAGCCGAGCGCTTGCGGGAGCGCTTCGAGCAGCGTTTCTGGATGGAGGAACAGCACTTCTACGGGCAGGCGATCGACGGTCGTGGCCGTCTCGTTCCGACTATCTCGTCGAACCCAGGACACTGCCTCTGGAGCGGGATCGTGAGCCCGCAGCGTGCAGACCGGATCGTCGCCCGACTGTTCACTCCCGACCTCTATTCCGGCTGGGGAATCCGGACACTCGCCAAGTCGATGCCACACTACAATCCGATGAGCTATCACAACGGAAGCATCTGGCCACACGACAATGCGCTTACGATCGCGGGGCTCCGCCGCTACGGTTTCGATCGTGAAGCGGTCCAGCTCGCGAGTGATCTGCTAGAAGTTGCGACGACTTTCCCTTACTACCGCCTACCTGAGCTGTTCTGCGGTTTCGGCCGTGACGAAGCGGAATGCATGGTTCCGATTTCCTACCCGGTGAGCTGCAGTCCACAAGCCTGGGCTGCCGGAACTGTCCCCTTCGTGCTCCGCATCCTGCTCGGTGCCGAAGCGCGTGCTGCCGAGCGACGGCTCATTCTCCGCCCCGCTTTTCCAGACTGGTTGAACGAGGTGCATCTCGAAGGAATCTCCTTCGCGGGAACGCGGATCGACCTGTCCGTCCGAAAACAGAACGGTCGCTATGTACTCGAGGCAGAGTGCGATCCTGAGATCAGCGTCGTCCTGGTTGGTTCTGCAGCCGAAACGCGGAGGTGACCGGTGTCGCTCCCTCGCTTCCGGTGGGTCGTTTTCGTCCGTTCGCTCGTCGCCACTGAGGAACACCCTCCCACGCAGATCTTCCGCTTGCTCGGCCGGTTCCTCGCCCAGCACAACCAGGAAGCTTTATTCCTCGAGGAGCGCGGGAATCCGCTGACGGTCACTGCACTACGCCGCCGCGGTGCTGCAGCCTATCGCGAGCTCAGCACGGACTGGCCGGAACTTCGTTACCACACAGTCGAGCACCGCTTCGGAGCCGATCTGGTCGAATGGCTCGGTCGAACCCTCGCCACCGCCGATATCGCGCTCGTCGAACTCGGTACCGATGAGGAGCTCACGCGCTGGGTCGGGCAGCTGTCACGTCCCCATCTCCACACGATCCTCGTCGACCTCGTACTGGACGATCCGTCGCTCGAGCAGCTCCGGTCACGGATCGACCCGGCCACCTTCACCGCTGTGATCTGCCATCCAGCCAATGTCCCAGCCTATCGGGGGAGAACGTCCGCCCGCCGCATCTTGACGGTCGAGGGAGCACCAGAGCGACTCGCCGCTGCGCTCGCCGAAGGAACCCTCGCGGCAGTGCTCCAGGCCGCCCAGGAGATGACGACCGAGTCACCAGCAACGAACGGGCAACGACCAGGCCACCCTCAGCTGAGCAACGGTGGTCGCGGATAGGGCGTCCGGACCTCGAAGGATCCCGGTAAGACACCGCACACCTGCAGCGCCACGCTCCGCTCGACCAGCTCGTTGAACTCGGCCTCGCTCAAGACGAAGCGGCACCCACAGTCCGGGCACGTGACGA from Thermomicrobium sp. 4228-Ro includes the following:
- a CDS encoding glycogen debranching N-terminal domain-containing protein, yielding MGLVRDARILKDGELFVVSDERGDLRRTFPGAGVYARDTRFLSELWLLLNGEEPELFDSSAERTTVAVFEFGNTVFRDEAGHDVLAHTIALRRCRSVRRGTLEEELVLENYNPFLVTVELALVFAADFSDIFEVRGFPRERPRGHILLPHYEGHQLRLAYRAPDDVVLETEVLFSRPPDVFTTEPGTTHLADLALPRMLLPGHDQLIRARGTVHPPRAFTLFRLTLPAHGNERLSFRVAPRQLLERRVSVRVPDVSRLTEPAEPAAIVFARVRTDHEFLDRILQRSLDDLRALLTPFPGGRLVAAGIPWFVAPFGRDSLIVSLQMMLFSPELALETLRFLARYQGQKVDPWTEEEPGKILHELRFGEMVRLGETPHAPYYGTADATPLFIVTFCELMDWIGSPTLFEDLFPAVEAALRWIDEYGDHDRDGFVDYGKTSSRGLVHQNWKDSHNSLLFLDGTEPVPPIAPVEVQGYVYQAKRALAAVLQRYGKTTLHMLAARLRAEAERLRERFEQRFWMEEQHFYGQAIDGRGRLVPTISSNPGHCLWSGIVSPQRADRIVARLFTPDLYSGWGIRTLAKSMPHYNPMSYHNGSIWPHDNALTIAGLRRYGFDREAVQLASDLLEVATTFPYYRLPELFCGFGRDEAECMVPISYPVSCSPQAWAAGTVPFVLRILLGAEARAAERRLILRPAFPDWLNEVHLEGISFAGTRIDLSVRKQNGRYVLEAECDPEISVVLVGSAAETRR